A part of Variovorax sp. HW608 genomic DNA contains:
- a CDS encoding 4'-phosphopantetheinyl transferase family protein: MSITPIPRPGPALLWRVDLDTPPADTGCLSQAERERAGRFVFARDRERFVAAHVALRQLLSSHTGIAASELEFVQGEAGKPSLIRPAGLQFNLSHSKSVALIAIGTAGAEIGVDVEVLRSMPDADAMAASYFTEAEQRALAALPPARRERAFLACWTRKEACLKAIGLGLGVDTRSFEAGVDERDREVRIPVCGDTADLSVSTFDGGEGVVCAIARRLRAGTRASRPTHESEFCA, translated from the coding sequence TTGTCGATCACGCCCATCCCCCGGCCAGGGCCCGCCCTCCTATGGCGGGTCGATCTCGACACGCCGCCGGCGGACACCGGCTGCCTGTCGCAGGCCGAGCGGGAACGCGCAGGGCGATTCGTGTTTGCCCGCGATCGCGAGCGCTTCGTCGCGGCACACGTCGCGCTGCGGCAGCTTCTTTCGTCGCACACGGGCATTGCCGCCTCCGAGCTCGAATTCGTGCAAGGCGAGGCGGGCAAGCCGTCGCTGATCCGTCCCGCGGGCCTGCAGTTCAACCTGAGCCACAGCAAGTCGGTCGCGCTGATCGCGATCGGCACGGCCGGTGCCGAGATCGGCGTCGACGTCGAGGTCCTGCGTTCGATGCCGGACGCGGACGCGATGGCCGCCTCCTACTTCACCGAGGCGGAGCAGCGGGCGCTCGCGGCCCTGCCTCCCGCACGGCGCGAGCGCGCCTTCCTCGCCTGCTGGACGCGCAAGGAAGCCTGCCTGAAGGCGATCGGACTCGGCCTCGGGGTCGACACGCGCAGCTTCGAAGCCGGCGTGGACGAGCGTGACCGCGAGGTCCGCATTCCGGTGTGCGGCGATACTGCCGACCTGTCGGTCTCGACCTTCGACGGTGGCGAAGGTGTAGTCTGTGCCATCGCCCGGCGGCTCCGCGCCGGCACGAGGGCGAGCCGCCCGACCCACGAAAGCGAGTTTTGCGCATGA
- a CDS encoding alpha/beta fold hydrolase, translating into MTDSKETPVQFGPDGSLVGIVTTPSDGSLEPVACLLLNMGATHRIGPRRINVKLARRLASHGISTIRIDLAGLGDSRAASSGEHYRAQAVQDMQDAMNLMGAMLGVRRFVVIGLCSGSSNGLSLAVADSRVVGVLMFDGYSFLGRRSLLERNFRRALAALSNAAMIGKTTRWVHRLVSAKAAAAIAPDIFEPDPPEVTAAIFHRSMTQAVARNVAMLLLYSGTMHVVDRNRDHLGPFANEPFVEQIEYMFDPSLDHSLTSLASQETFMAIASDWVLRVARRETPPSLNAPAASASSGPSGTLPGKLALARDAVA; encoded by the coding sequence ATGACTGATTCCAAGGAAACTCCCGTCCAGTTCGGCCCCGACGGCTCGCTCGTCGGCATCGTCACGACGCCGAGCGACGGCTCGCTGGAACCGGTCGCCTGCCTGCTGCTCAACATGGGCGCCACCCACCGGATCGGCCCGCGCCGCATCAACGTGAAGCTGGCGCGGCGCCTCGCTTCGCACGGCATCAGCACCATCCGCATCGATCTCGCCGGCCTCGGCGACAGCCGCGCTGCCAGCAGCGGAGAGCACTACCGCGCACAGGCGGTGCAGGACATGCAGGACGCGATGAACCTCATGGGCGCCATGCTCGGCGTGCGCCGCTTCGTGGTGATCGGGCTGTGCTCGGGTTCTTCCAACGGCCTGTCGCTGGCGGTCGCCGATTCGCGCGTGGTCGGCGTGCTGATGTTCGACGGCTATTCGTTCCTCGGACGCCGCTCGCTCCTGGAGCGCAACTTCCGCCGGGCGCTCGCCGCGTTGTCCAACGCCGCGATGATCGGCAAGACCACGCGCTGGGTGCACCGCCTGGTCTCCGCCAAGGCGGCCGCGGCGATCGCGCCGGATATCTTCGAGCCCGATCCGCCCGAGGTCACGGCCGCGATCTTCCACCGCTCGATGACGCAGGCGGTGGCGCGCAACGTGGCGATGCTGCTGCTCTACAGCGGCACGATGCACGTCGTCGACAGGAACCGGGACCACCTGGGCCCGTTCGCCAACGAGCCCTTCGTCGAGCAGATCGAATACATGTTCGACCCTTCGCTGGATCACAGCCTGACGTCGCTCGCCTCGCAGGAGACCTTCATGGCGATCGCGTCGGACTGGGTGCTGCGCGTGGCGCGTCGCGAGACGCCGCCGAGCCTGAATGCCCCGGCCGCCAGCGCATCGAGCGGGCCGTCCGGAACGCTCCCCGGCAAGCTCGCGCTGGCACGCGACGCGGTCGCCTGA
- a CDS encoding non-ribosomal peptide synthetase — MTAAVLTTAHNAPADDFDPFASGLIERIVPTTEAQREVWLGDRLSPEASLAYNESLRMRLKGALDAGALAAALDRLVARHESLRATISPDGTQMLIGEAVPANLAEHDLRQLDPAAQQRRLEDESLAAVLDPFYLEKGPLFRAALYKLSELEHVLVMTAHHAICDGWSWGVISQDLGLLYAEQIGAGPALEAPSQYSDYAAWETQEAASPEMQGHIDYWLSRFSGGSLPVLELPLDRPRPAVRTFASRRVDHVLGQDLIDSLRKVGAASGTSLFATMFSAFAATLHRLTAQDDLVIGIAAAGQMPSDMPSLVGHCVNTLPIRVAVEPQMSFDAFAKVSGATLLDAFEHQTLTYGALLRKLPVPRDPSRLPLVNVLFNLDSGALVTSNFPGIESQQSSIPRRYENFELFINIAPVAKGMQIEAQYNADLYDDATVKRWLGMYECLLHSVASDSAQAVGKLEVLDESEAKAITALQPGATVLTGQPLMHAGFALQAAKTPDRAALRDGARSLSYLELDEQSNRLAHALRERGMGRGQRVGLCLDRGADMMVALLAVLKSGAAYVPLDPAFPQARLDYYAEDAQLGLLLTASSVAAVPANWCADAAQRVLVLDRDSDWQDKPATALAPCAQDAQAGDAAYVIYTSGSTGKPKGVCVPHGAVANFLQSMREAPGISADDRLAAVTTLSFDIAVLELMLPLAVGAEVILVPRDTTMDGNALRALIEQSGATMMQATPGGWRLLLDAQWQGSPDFKALVGGEGLPSDLAQSLLQRSRELWNMYGPTETTIWSTLWRVEPARVAQRGVSIGKPIANTSVWVLDSNGQRCPIGVPGEIVIGGDGVTLGYLDRPELTAERFVADPWGAAGARLYRTGDRGRWGNDGLLEHMGRFDFQVKVRGYRIELGEIEAACNEAPGVGNSVVITREDQPGDVRLVAYVSPSPNASIDLHELDRRLRDRLPQYMLPQHVVTLDAIPFLPNGKVDRKALPKPTAVREAAAERVAPRSERERAVLQHMERVLNLPGLGIHDDFFALGGHSLLAARLATLLSREFDLTVPLRVLFEAPTAEKLASAIDMLSRSGAPRGEAVKALPGRRVAPVTPMQERVRFLEEMYPGRSTYNAPSAHRLGGPMDLDKFKATLRTIIERQPTLRTAFGIDPASGEPAALIAASVPYELPVVDLSALPEGERATALDEKMRELADRPIPIHEAPLFHATLFRLAADDHVFVFVPHHLIWDGWSFDILQQELSTIYGALVRGEPHGLPPLAVTHGDYADWYARWLESPAALVQLRYWKERFAKAPPARAPRTDMPRRAGMSGHGGSHWVSVDPELTEQLRQLGQRHEMTLNMLTLGVYVMMMSKVIDTPSIVIATPVRGREAPELEPVMGFFNNLLPLSFQIDGAQRFGEFMRYIKQELISVMDHQLIPFERLAREPEFAERAQGVGLYQALFSFQDARERAKDVGGLADRQVHLVQHGATDDLGLWLMDKSAILEGAVVYNADIYSPETGAAFKERYIELLQRVVEQPDATLETILSPEGSESAAYLQRLSASSDASAPAALAAAPATASEPVTAPPQSARPLLQPEQARLAQIWASALSIDVNDMRPDETFFDLGGDSLLAMRVIQQAESVMGFRVDPRRYVFETLAQLSSAAAGTAIDPAELAAGKEPKRGLLGRVFSGWGRKG; from the coding sequence ATGACCGCCGCCGTCCTCACCACCGCCCACAACGCGCCCGCCGACGACTTCGATCCCTTCGCGTCGGGCCTCATCGAGCGGATCGTCCCGACGACGGAGGCGCAGCGAGAGGTCTGGCTGGGCGATCGGCTGAGTCCCGAAGCCTCGCTGGCCTACAACGAGTCGCTGCGGATGCGGCTCAAGGGCGCGCTGGATGCAGGCGCGCTCGCCGCTGCGCTCGACCGCCTGGTGGCGCGGCACGAATCGCTGCGCGCGACCATCTCGCCGGACGGCACGCAGATGCTGATCGGCGAGGCCGTGCCGGCCAACCTGGCGGAACACGACCTGCGCCAGCTCGACCCCGCGGCGCAGCAGCGCCGGCTCGAGGACGAGAGCCTCGCGGCGGTGCTGGACCCCTTCTATCTCGAGAAAGGCCCGCTCTTCCGGGCCGCGCTGTACAAGCTCTCCGAGCTCGAGCATGTGCTGGTGATGACCGCGCATCACGCGATCTGCGACGGCTGGTCGTGGGGCGTGATCAGCCAGGACCTCGGCCTGCTCTATGCCGAGCAGATCGGCGCCGGCCCCGCGCTCGAAGCACCCTCGCAGTACTCGGACTACGCGGCCTGGGAAACGCAGGAGGCCGCAAGCCCCGAGATGCAGGGCCATATCGACTACTGGCTCTCGCGCTTCTCGGGCGGCAGCCTGCCGGTGCTCGAGCTTCCGCTCGACCGGCCACGCCCCGCCGTGCGCACCTTCGCCTCGCGCCGTGTCGACCATGTGCTGGGCCAGGACCTGATCGATTCGCTGCGCAAGGTCGGCGCTGCTTCGGGCACCAGCCTGTTCGCAACCATGTTCAGCGCCTTCGCGGCCACGCTGCACCGGCTGACCGCGCAGGACGATCTCGTGATCGGCATCGCCGCCGCCGGCCAGATGCCGAGCGACATGCCTTCGCTGGTGGGCCACTGCGTCAACACGCTGCCGATCCGCGTCGCGGTCGAGCCGCAGATGTCCTTCGACGCCTTCGCCAAGGTGTCGGGCGCGACGCTGCTCGATGCCTTCGAGCACCAGACGCTGACCTACGGCGCGCTGCTGCGCAAGCTGCCGGTGCCGCGCGATCCGAGCCGGCTGCCGCTGGTGAACGTGCTGTTCAATCTCGACAGCGGTGCGCTGGTCACGAGCAATTTCCCCGGGATCGAATCCCAGCAGAGTTCGATCCCGCGCCGCTACGAGAACTTCGAGCTGTTCATCAACATCGCGCCGGTCGCGAAGGGCATGCAGATCGAGGCGCAATACAACGCCGACCTGTACGACGACGCCACGGTCAAGCGCTGGCTCGGGATGTACGAATGCCTGCTGCACTCGGTCGCCTCGGATTCGGCGCAGGCCGTCGGCAAGCTCGAGGTGCTCGATGAATCCGAAGCGAAGGCCATCACCGCCCTTCAGCCGGGGGCGACGGTGCTCACGGGCCAGCCGCTGATGCATGCCGGCTTCGCCCTCCAGGCCGCGAAGACGCCCGACCGCGCCGCGCTGCGCGACGGCGCGCGCAGCCTGAGCTATCTGGAACTCGACGAACAATCGAACCGCCTCGCGCATGCGCTGCGCGAGCGCGGCATGGGCCGCGGCCAGCGCGTCGGCCTGTGCCTGGACCGCGGCGCCGACATGATGGTCGCGTTGCTGGCGGTGCTGAAGTCCGGCGCCGCCTACGTGCCGCTCGATCCGGCCTTCCCGCAGGCGCGCCTCGACTACTACGCCGAGGACGCGCAGCTCGGCCTGCTGCTCACCGCCTCCAGCGTCGCCGCGGTGCCCGCGAACTGGTGCGCCGATGCGGCCCAGCGGGTGCTCGTGCTCGATCGCGACAGCGACTGGCAGGACAAGCCCGCCACCGCGCTCGCGCCTTGCGCGCAGGATGCACAGGCCGGCGATGCGGCCTACGTGATCTACACCTCCGGCTCCACCGGCAAGCCCAAGGGCGTGTGCGTGCCGCACGGCGCGGTCGCGAACTTCCTGCAGAGCATGCGCGAGGCGCCCGGCATCAGCGCCGACGACCGCCTGGCGGCCGTGACCACGCTGTCCTTCGACATCGCGGTGCTCGAGCTCATGCTGCCGCTCGCGGTCGGCGCGGAAGTGATCCTGGTGCCGCGCGACACCACGATGGACGGCAATGCGCTGCGTGCCCTGATCGAGCAGAGCGGCGCGACGATGATGCAGGCCACGCCCGGCGGCTGGCGGCTGCTGCTCGATGCGCAATGGCAGGGCTCGCCGGACTTCAAGGCGCTGGTCGGCGGCGAAGGGCTGCCTTCGGATCTCGCGCAGTCGCTGCTGCAGCGCTCGCGCGAACTCTGGAACATGTACGGCCCGACCGAGACGACCATCTGGTCCACCCTCTGGCGCGTGGAGCCCGCGCGGGTCGCCCAGCGCGGCGTCTCGATCGGCAAGCCGATCGCCAACACCAGCGTGTGGGTGCTCGACAGCAACGGCCAGCGCTGCCCGATCGGCGTGCCGGGCGAGATCGTGATCGGCGGCGACGGCGTGACGCTGGGCTACCTCGACCGCCCCGAGCTCACCGCCGAGCGCTTCGTCGCCGATCCGTGGGGCGCCGCCGGTGCGCGCCTGTACCGCACCGGCGACCGCGGCCGCTGGGGCAACGACGGCCTGCTCGAACACATGGGCCGCTTCGACTTCCAGGTCAAGGTGCGCGGCTATCGCATCGAGCTCGGCGAAATCGAAGCCGCCTGCAACGAGGCGCCGGGTGTCGGCAACAGCGTGGTGATCACGCGCGAGGACCAGCCGGGCGACGTGCGCCTCGTCGCCTACGTGAGCCCGTCGCCCAACGCGAGCATCGACCTGCACGAACTGGACCGGCGCCTGCGCGATCGGCTGCCGCAGTACATGCTGCCGCAGCACGTCGTGACGCTGGACGCGATCCCCTTCCTGCCGAACGGGAAGGTCGACCGCAAGGCGCTGCCGAAGCCCACGGCCGTGCGCGAAGCCGCTGCCGAGCGCGTCGCACCGCGCAGCGAGCGCGAGAGGGCGGTGCTCCAACACATGGAGCGCGTGCTGAACCTGCCGGGGCTCGGCATCCACGACGACTTCTTCGCGCTCGGCGGCCATTCGCTGCTGGCGGCGCGGCTCGCGACGCTGCTCAGCCGCGAGTTCGACCTCACGGTGCCGCTGCGCGTGCTGTTCGAAGCGCCCACTGCGGAGAAGCTCGCGTCGGCGATCGACATGCTGAGCCGGAGCGGCGCGCCGCGCGGCGAAGCGGTCAAGGCCCTGCCCGGCCGCCGCGTCGCGCCGGTGACGCCGATGCAGGAGCGCGTCCGCTTCCTCGAGGAGATGTACCCGGGCCGCTCGACGTACAACGCGCCTTCCGCGCACCGGCTCGGCGGGCCGATGGACCTCGACAAGTTCAAGGCCACGCTGCGCACCATCATCGAACGGCAGCCGACCCTGCGCACCGCCTTCGGCATCGACCCCGCGAGCGGCGAACCGGCCGCGCTCATCGCCGCGAGCGTGCCCTACGAACTGCCGGTGGTCGACCTCAGCGCGCTGCCCGAAGGCGAGCGCGCCACCGCGCTGGACGAGAAGATGCGCGAACTCGCGGACCGCCCGATCCCGATCCACGAGGCGCCACTGTTCCACGCGACGCTGTTCCGGCTCGCGGCCGACGACCACGTGTTCGTCTTCGTGCCGCACCACCTGATCTGGGACGGCTGGTCCTTCGACATCCTGCAGCAGGAGCTGTCGACGATCTACGGCGCGCTGGTGCGCGGCGAGCCGCACGGCCTGCCGCCCTTGGCCGTGACGCATGGCGACTATGCCGACTGGTACGCACGCTGGCTCGAATCGCCGGCCGCGCTGGTCCAGCTTCGCTACTGGAAGGAGCGCTTCGCGAAGGCGCCGCCCGCCAGGGCGCCCCGCACCGACATGCCGCGCCGCGCGGGCATGAGCGGCCACGGCGGCTCGCACTGGGTCAGCGTCGACCCCGAGCTCACCGAGCAGCTGCGCCAGCTCGGCCAGCGCCACGAGATGACGCTCAACATGCTGACGCTCGGCGTCTACGTGATGATGATGAGCAAGGTCATCGACACGCCGTCGATCGTCATCGCGACGCCGGTGCGCGGGCGCGAGGCGCCGGAACTCGAGCCGGTGATGGGCTTCTTCAACAACCTGCTGCCGCTGTCGTTCCAGATCGACGGCGCGCAGCGCTTCGGCGAGTTCATGCGCTACATCAAGCAGGAACTCATCTCGGTGATGGATCACCAGCTGATCCCCTTCGAGCGCCTCGCGCGCGAGCCCGAGTTCGCCGAGCGCGCGCAGGGCGTGGGTCTCTACCAGGCGCTGTTCTCGTTCCAGGATGCGCGCGAGCGCGCGAAGGACGTGGGCGGCCTCGCCGACCGGCAGGTGCATCTGGTGCAGCACGGCGCGACCGACGACCTCGGCCTCTGGCTGATGGACAAGTCCGCCATCCTCGAAGGCGCCGTGGTCTACAACGCCGACATCTACAGCCCCGAAACCGGCGCCGCCTTCAAGGAGCGCTATATCGAGCTGCTGCAGCGCGTGGTCGAGCAGCCCGATGCGACGCTCGAAACCATCCTGTCGCCGGAGGGCTCCGAAAGCGCGGCCTACCTGCAGCGGCTGTCGGCCTCCTCCGATGCATCGGCGCCGGCCGCCCTGGCAGCGGCGCCTGCAACGGCGTCCGAACCGGTGACCGCGCCGCCGCAATCGGCGCGCCCACTGCTGCAGCCCGAGCAGGCACGCCTGGCGCAGATCTGGGCCAGCGCGCTCAGCATCGACGTCAACGACATGCGCCCGGACGAGACCTTCTTCGACCTCGGCGGCGATTCGCTGCTGGCGATGCGGGTGATCCAGCAGGCCGAGTCGGTGATGGGCTTCCGCGTCGATCCGCGCCGCTATGTCTTCGAGACGCTGGCGCAGCTGTCGTCCGCCGCGGCGGGCACCGCCATCGATCCGGCGGAACTGGCCGCCGGCAAGGAGCCCAAGCGCGGACTGCTGGGGCGCGTGTTCTCCGGCTGGGGCCGCAAAGGCTGA
- a CDS encoding alpha/beta fold hydrolase yields the protein MTPMLFGPPSRQLFGLFHAPEREGKLALLVCMPVGQEAIRAHRLFRVLSDRLARSGVAVLRFDYHGTGDSPGDDLDGELEGWRRDVCTAHEELRRRVGPRRILWLGARLGASVAVLAAKSGHCDPARLILWDPIVDGARYLDTLRESHVDALERSFCVPDPAWRRSLKDGDAFTNELLGFAVSPVLRQQLRSLAPKALQLTALHQTTVLADPEDRAAQQWARAEAERRMPVTISSFQHPLIWTSDPQPNNAMVPTEALQRLMAEAHD from the coding sequence ATGACCCCCATGCTCTTCGGTCCACCGTCCCGGCAGCTCTTCGGGCTGTTCCATGCACCCGAGCGCGAGGGCAAGCTCGCGCTGCTGGTCTGCATGCCGGTGGGTCAGGAGGCGATCCGCGCGCACCGGCTGTTCCGCGTGCTTTCCGATCGGCTCGCGAGGAGCGGCGTCGCAGTGCTGCGCTTCGACTACCACGGCACCGGCGATTCGCCCGGCGACGACCTCGACGGCGAGCTCGAAGGCTGGCGGCGCGATGTGTGCACCGCGCACGAGGAGCTGCGCCGGCGGGTCGGCCCGCGCCGCATCCTGTGGCTCGGCGCCCGGCTGGGGGCGTCGGTGGCGGTGCTCGCGGCCAAGAGCGGCCATTGCGACCCGGCCCGCCTCATCCTGTGGGACCCGATCGTCGACGGCGCGCGCTATCTCGACACCCTGCGCGAAAGCCACGTCGATGCGCTCGAACGCTCCTTCTGCGTGCCCGATCCGGCGTGGCGGCGCAGCCTGAAGGACGGCGACGCCTTCACCAACGAACTGCTCGGCTTCGCGGTCTCGCCGGTGCTGCGGCAGCAACTGCGTTCGCTGGCGCCGAAGGCGCTGCAGCTCACCGCCCTGCACCAGACCACCGTGCTGGCGGACCCCGAGGACCGGGCCGCGCAGCAATGGGCGCGCGCGGAAGCCGAGCGCCGCATGCCTGTCACGATCTCGTCGTTCCAGCATCCGCTGATCTGGACCTCCGATCCGCAACCCAACAACGCCATGGTCCCGACCGAAGCGCTGCAACGTCTCATGGCAGAAGCGCATGACTGA